GCCGCCGTCGTCCTGACCGTCCTCGATGGCGACCAGCAGATCAACGCGTCCGCAGTCGTGCCGGTCACCGAGGGAGATGGCGATGCAGACACGAACACTGAAGCGGCAATGCCGCCACCtccagcagaagcagaagcagcgaTGGCGGCGCCATCGGCGAAGCTCATTCTACTGATGGCCGCGAAGAAGATCCTAAAGATTCCGAGCATACACGCAAGCATGCTCGGCCTCGTGTGGTCTTTCATCGCATACAGGTCTCGAAACAAACACTTGCTGCTTTCGTCTCCTCCATATATAGCGGTAACTCTTACTACGTCTTCTGCAACATATGGCAGGGAAGGCATCAAGCTGCCAACCATCATCGACGACTCAGTGGCGATCATCTCTGTCTCAGCAACAGGGTTGGCCACGTTCAGCGTAGGTAAGCATTCACTAGCATAAGCAATAATGCTTACGGAAGACCGTCATCGACCTATATAAAAGAATGATGAATCCACCCACGTATACCTACCTGCAGGTACTTTCATGGCACAACAAAGCCGGTTCATTTCATGTGGCTATTCTGTTGCGAGCTTAGCCATGGCGATGAGGTTCCTGGTAGGACCTGCTGTCATGGCCGCTTCATCGCTCGCCGTAGGGCTGCATGGTGATCTCTTACATGTAGGGATTGTCCAGGTGAGTGATGTTCTTCTATAAGCAAGTTCTATTTTCCTTTTACTGAAGATTAAGTTGAGGGTTCCAAACcttatattctataaatttataCTTAGTATgatgatatttatatataatttacctTAGAAAAAAAGAATTTTACAAGTTGTTtccctcttttttatttttttttttcttcttggatTTAATGGTTATGCCAATAGGGGGGGGATGATCAGCTATTTCTTTCTTTTGACCTACATGTAGTCAGTCAATCCcacaagaaaaagagagggaggaCTAAGTTATTAGTTTAATGGTTGGATTCTTAGTGGGATACTTAATGAGTCTCTCGTCTAGTCTAACTTGGTGTGTTGGATTCAACATCGCAGGCTGCTCTTCCTCTGGCTGTAATATCATTTGTTTATGCAAAAGAATATAATGTGCATCCGGAGATCATGAGCACAGGGTATGGAAACTAACTTCATGATATTGTATATTTGATAGATTACATGATCATCACTAATGAGTCAGTCTTTGATCGTATTGCAGGGTCATCGTTGGCACATTTGCATCTTTTCCCATCACAATCATCTATTACATATTACTAGGATTGTAGAAAGGTAAATACATAATATATAGATGAAACGAATGGCAGAATTCATATTGTAAAGAACGAAAGATTTGTCTAATTAGTTAACTTCATCGTTTGCAGGTGAGGGAGTTTTCTGGTAGAAAGACTAGAGCATGATGATGATCATCCCCCATTGATTGATTACacatgaaatgtttcatgaagaagaagattattgtttttttttgtttttctaagaAGAAGATTTAGGGAAAAGAATGTCACAAAGCAAAGGAAATAATGGGTTATACAGATTATTGTTTGGTCATGAGAAAGAAATACTACACTTATCTGAATGAAAAAGGAATGTGTGactgattataacaaaaaaaaaaaaaccactgtTGTTTGACCTAAAGAGATGTTGTGGGATGAATTAAAATCAACAACACCAAGAACAATTATTGGTCTTCAGTGATctgatcataaataaataaatattattggaGCAATGAATCTTCCATTACtatctgctgctgctgcaactCTATTTTATTAAGCAGCAGCTTTCTACTGTCACCATCGCATGTCCAAATCAATCTTGCATCACCAGAAGTTGACTCTATGTATTATTGGTTTATGAAACCTTACGTGTCCAATGCTTCACATTAATAAACAAGACTAGTTGAATTATGTTTCTCGTTTTAAATCCAGAAAAAAAGTGCTTCTGAGAAATCTATAATCAGATCCACGTCCATCGTGTACATATATAATTTAAGCTTCCACCAATCCAAACACTAAAATCTTGCATGTATGTCATGATGGGTGCTTCATGTTAGGTATAGTCAGTAAAACGTTAATGAAAACTCTAATTTTATATTAATACCTTTTAGAAGCAtttatgatataaaaaaatatattagacatATTTTAGGCATTACATATTCTATACATTtatttaacttatatatatatatatatatattatataaccaCTTCTAAATATAATTACTATTAATACATTTAAGTTAAATAAATGTATAGAATATGTAATACCTAACTAAATATAATTAGTATTCATATGTATGcatatgaaagaaagaaagaaagaaaggaagaaaagaaattaGTACTATGTTGATAAGGAAATCACCAGACACCCAGCGGCATTACACCTGGTGACGCGCACCATCCCGCGGCAGCTAGGTCAAACCGAaatgaccccccccccccccccgacagGAATGATAATGGCGACGCAACCCGATTGACGTCAATTACCCTGAAGGACGTCTCGCGCCTCGATC
Above is a genomic segment from Musa acuminata AAA Group cultivar baxijiao chromosome BXJ3-4, Cavendish_Baxijiao_AAA, whole genome shotgun sequence containing:
- the LOC135635963 gene encoding probable auxin efflux carrier component 1d is translated as MISKSSLYHVVEAMAPLYVAMGLGYASVRFRAFTPEQCAGINHFVALFAMPLLIFRMISSNDPYAMNLRFIAADTIQKAAILAALALWARLSARGSLAWVVTLFSLATLPNTIIMGVPILRGMYGSMSGTLMVQIVVLQFAFWYVLVVFLFEYMAAQRALVAKQQQAAVPAAVVLTVLDGDQQINASAVVPVTEGDGDADTNTEAAMPPPPAEAEAAMAAPSAKLILLMAAKKILKIPSIHASMLGLVWSFIAYREGIKLPTIIDDSVAIISVSATGLATFSVGTFMAQQSRFISCGYSVASLAMAMRFLVGPAVMAASSLAVGLHGDLLHVGIVQAALPLAVISFVYAKEYNVHPEIMSTGVIVGTFASFPITIIYYILLGL